In Haematobia irritans isolate KBUSLIRL chromosome 1, ASM5000362v1, whole genome shotgun sequence, a genomic segment contains:
- the LOC142221786 gene encoding phenoloxidase 2-like — MASDTKALELLFQRPLEPVFTSRDNGKAALDLPDSYYTERYSGSNIELQSRFGDNVEVKIPLRDIAKKPNLDFTKVIGRRQQFSLFQDQHKKVASQLITMYMECPDIQSFASLCAYTKDRINPMLFQYCYSVAIQHRRDTRSVKVPPVAETFPSNFVEPSLLQDAREEASLISDPNQRTPIEIPRNYTASDREDEQRVAYFREDIGVNMHHWHWHLVYPTEGPREIVAKDRRGELFYYMHHQILARYNAERLCNNLKRVEVLNNLRAPIPEGYFPKLLSSVNNRTYPARMTNTVLHDMNRENNVLEIADCERWRDRILAAIDKGFVEDASGNRIALDEVKGIDILGDIVEASSLSVNRLYYGNLHNMVHNLISYAHDPDARHLEEYGVMGDVTTAMRDPIFYRWHGYLDNMFNKFKSLLPPYEANDLNYEGITIDNVEAKINSSTSAPNVLLTYWQKSNVDIAAGLDFGPNGSVYASFTHLQHAPFEYVFQVTNSNSGKKMGTCRIFLCPKTNEYGVPLSLDEQRVLAIEMDKFTVNLVPGKNTIRRRSDESSVTIPFERSFRRVGEKHQPKDATELSKFQFCGCGWPDHLLIPKGKPEGMTFDLFVMISDYANDAVEQTNNSVDACGDAYSFCGLKDQKYPDKRTMGFPFDRRLLANNLDALTSSFSNLKKTDVKIIFNDRVVIKE; from the exons ATGGCCTCGGATACAAAAGCTCTAGAGTTATTGTTCCAACGTCCTCTGGAACCCGTCTTCACTTCTAGGGATAATGGCAAAGCTGCTTTAGATTTGCCTGATAGCTACTATACGGAACGTTACAGTGGTTCCAATATCGAATTACAAAGTAGATTCGGTGACAATGTTGAAGTTAAG ATTCCTCTACGAGACATTGCTAAAAAACCGAATTTGGACTTTACCAAAGTCATTGGTAGGAGACAACAATTTTCCTTGTTCCAAGATCAGCATAAAAAAGTTGCCAGTCAATTGATTACCATGTATATGGAATGTCCTGATATCCAAAGTTTTGCTTCATTGTGTGCATACACCAA ggaTCGTATCAATCCTATGTTGTTCCAATATTGCTACTCTGTAGCTATACAACATCGTCGCGATACCCGATCTGTCAAAGTGCCACCTGTTGCTGAAACATTCCCCTCGAATTTTGTTGAACCATCTTTGCTACAGGATGCTCGAGAAGAGGCTTCACTGATTTCAGATCCAAACCAGCGT ACTCCCATTGAAATTCCACGAAACTACACTGCCTCAGATCGTGAGGACGAGCAACGTGTCGCTTATTTCCGAGAGGATATCGGTGTTAATATGCATCACTGGCATTGGCATTTGGTTTATCCCACCGAGGGACCTCGTGAGATTGTAGCCAAGGATCGTCGCGGTGAATTGTTCTATTACATGCATCATCAGATTTTGGCTCGCTACAATGCTGAGCGCCTCTGTAACAATTTGAAACGTGTGGAAGTTTTGAATAACTTGCGGGCTCCTATTCCAGAGGGTTATTTCCCAAAGCTATTGAGTAGTGTGAATAATCGTACATATCCAGCTCGTATGACCAACACTGTGTTGCACGATATGAATCGTGAGAACAATGTTCTCGAAATTGCTGATTGTGAAAGATGGCGTGATCGTATTTTGGCTGCCATTGACAAAGGCTTCGTTGAAGAT GCCTCTGGAAATCGCATAGCCTTGGACGAAGTTAAAGGTATAGATATTTTGGGGGACATCGTTGAGGCCTCGTCTCTCTCTGTGAATCGTCTGTATTACGGAAATCTCCATAATATGGTCCACAATCTAATTTCGTATGCCCATGATCCTGATGCTCGACATCTGGAGGAGTATGGTGTGATGGGAGATGTTACTACCGCCATGCGTGATCCCATTTTCTACAGATGGCATGGTTATCTCGACAACATGTTCAATAAATTTAAGAGTCTTTTGCCTCCCTACGAGGCTAATGATCTCAACTACGAAGGCATTACAATTGACAATGTGGAGGCTAAAATTAATTCCTCAACTTCAGCTCCTAATGTCCTTTTGACTTATTGGCAAAAATCCAATGTTGATATTGCAGCTGGTCTGGACTTTGGTCCCAATGGCAGTGTGTATGCTAGTTTCACACATTTGCAACATGCCCCCTTTGAATATGTTTTCCAAGTAACCAATTCTAACAGTGGCAAAAAAATGGGAACTTGTCGCATATTCCTGTGTCCCAAAACCAATGAATATGGTGTTCCATTAAGTTTGGACGAACAACGTGTATTGGCTATCGAAATGGATAAATTCACTGTTAATT TGGTTCCGGGCAAAAATACCATACGCCGTCGTTCGGATGAATCTTCTGTTACCATTCCATTCGAAAGATCCTTCCGTCGTGTGGGAGAAAAGCATCAACCCAAAGATGCTACAGAATTGTCGAAATTCCAATTCTGTGGTTGTGGATGGCCCGATCATTTGCTTATACCCAAAGGTAAGCCTGAAGGTATGACCTTTGACTTATTTGTCATGATATCGGATTATGCCAACGATGCTGTGGAACAAACTAATAACAG TGTCGATGCATGTGGTGATGCCTATTCCTTCTGTGGATTGAAAGACCAGAAGTATCCAGATAAACGTACCATGGGTTTCCCATTCGATAGACGTTTGCTAGCAAATAATTTGGATGCCCTAACATCATCTTTCTCCAATCTCAAGAAAACtgatgtcaaaattattttcaatgacCGCGTAGTCATCAAAGAGTAG